Part of the Marinobacterium rhizophilum genome is shown below.
GGCAGGAAGACCACGGCGGCGACCGAGAAGATCTTGATGATCTTGCTCTGCTGCAGGTTGGTAAAACTCATGGTGGCATCGAGCATGAAGTTTATCTTGTCGAACAGGAACTGGGTGTGGGGCAGCAGGGACTCGATATCCGCCAGCATTTCCTTGAGCTGACGCCGGTTGTCCTTGCTGAGCTGGTTGATCTGGTAGCGCTGCAAAAAGCGCAGGGTGCGCTGGGTATCCAGCAGGCTGAGGCGGATCTTGCCGTTGCTGTCTTCCTGGCGGGTGATCATGCGCAGCAGCTCATCCAGGTTTTCGGTCTCGAACACCTGCTCCGACGCCGGCTCCAGAATCTTGTACACGTCCTCGATGGAGTCCGACAGGTAATCCACCTTGAGTGCGAACAGGTGTAGCAGCAGCTCCATCGGCCCGGTGGCGTGAATCCGGTCCTGGCGCAGATACTGGCGCAGCAAGCGAAACAGGCTGAGGTCTTCACCACGTACGCTGATCAGCCGGTCCAGGCGCAGGTTGAGCGACACGTTGATGCTGCGCAATTCCTGACCCACCTTGTGGGGAAACAGCGAGTTGATATGCAGGCCATCCTCGTCGGTAAAGAAACGTGACGACGCCTCGATCTCATCAACCTTTTCCTGCCCCGGCAGGCCGCCGACAAAGTACCCCGACAGCCACTCTCGTTCGTCCTCGTCCGGCTCCAGCGCATCTATCCAGATGGTGCCCGCGGGGATGCTGTCTTTGACGCTCAGCGGGGTTTTGCGCAGGTGGTGATGTTCAAGCTGATATGCGGCCAGCATGGGGCGGCGTTCTCCCTGTCAGTGATGCGCCAGAGTATAGCGCCACACCGAGGCACGCCTGTAGCGCTGTGGGCGGGTTTGCGGGGATTTTTTACAGAAGGGTTGGGCGGGAAGAGGGAGCAAGGAGAAAGGGCAGAGCGCCGCCGGGGGAAACCCCGGCGGCGCTTGTGAGCTTAGGCAGTGGTGTTACTTGCCCTGGGTCACGTAGCGCAGAATTTCCACTACCTGCTCAGGTTCCTGCGCCCAGGCCATGGCGGCGGCGTCGACTTCCTTCAACGGGTGGATGATATCGGCGTCGTGCAGGGTGCCAATGTTAAGAGTGGTGTACCCGCTTGCCATCAGTTGCTTGATGTCTAAAGAGCAGAAGGCGCCACCGGGGGAAACCCCGGCGGCGCTTGTGAGCTTAGGCAGTGGTGTTACTTGCCCTGGGTCACGTAGCGCAGAATTTCCACTACCTGCTCAGGCTGCTGCGCCCAGGCCATGGCGGCGGCGTCGACTTCTTTCAACGGGTGGATGATATCGGCGTCGTGCAGGGTGCCAATGTTAAGAGTGGTGTACCCGCTTGCCATCAGTTGCTTGATGATCAAAGAGCAGAAGGCGCCGCGGGGGAAACCCCGGCGGCGCTTGTGAGCCTAGGCAGTGGTGTTACTTGCCCTGGGTCACGTAGCGCAGAATTTCCACTACCTGCTCAGGCTGCTGCGCCCAGGCCATGGCGGCGGCGTCGACTTCCTTTAAGGGATGGATGATGTCGGCATCGTGCAACGTAATGTACGGTGTGCCCAGGGCGGCCAGGTAGCCGGCGTCGAAGGCGGCGTTCCACTGCTTGTACTGGTTGCCAAAGCGGACCACGGCAACATCGGCGCTTTCGATCAGGGTCTTGGTGCGGATGGCGTTAACTTTGGACGACTTGTTGTCGCGCCAGAAAGGCTTGTCTTCCGCGCCCAGGTGATCGCCGGCGGCATCGGAGGCCTCGTGCTGGGTGACCGGGCCGACGAAGGTGACGGGTAGATCCAGCGCCAGGCAGCCGTCTTCAATACGCTCGCGCCAGTCGGTGTGAATTTCGCCGGAAAGATAGACGGTCCAGATCATTGTGGGCTCCTTGGGGTGTTTTTATGTATACAAAGTGGGTGTGGCTTTGTGCATTGTCCCGAACAAGCCGCTGCGCTGCAAGTCGGCTTGTTCCCGCTTGCGGGTCGTGGCAGTCTTGGGTTTCCAGTATTGACAGGGCAAATGGATGCAGTCCTTGCTGATCGTAACCGAACTCTATGACTTCGATACCACAACGGGCTGTCTGCGTGCCCGCTGTCATGATGGCCGCTCCCTGCAGGTCATGGCGGAGCCAGGCCAGCGGATCAACTGCGATCTGCTGGCGCAGCTGCAATGTCCCTTCTTCCTGCTCAGTGACCAGCCCGCGCAGGAGCTGGGTGACATGCTGATGCTGTCGCCCCGTACCCTGATCAGCGTGCCGCCGTTTTCTACCGCCGAGGTGGCCGCCATGCTTGATAGCGGCCAGGCGGAGCTGATACTGCAGCAGGCGCTGGGACGCTGATGCGCCGCCAGCCTGCTTGACGTTGGTCTACTTCAGGCCGGCTGTATCCTGGGTATAATTAACGTGCTACAAATGTGCTGGAAGCGCCCGCATGGCTTGAGATTATGGCTTGCGCTATGACTTGCACTGGGTTGCACGGGGTCCTGTGCAGGCTGCTGCCGGTAGGCTTTTTTCCAATAGTTGATTAACCGATCAAAATAAGTGCTATCAGCCCGGCAAATGCATTCCGAGTTTGCTACTCTACGGCCTTCTTGTCTTAACCGTCAGGTATCCGGCGGAGCGGTCTCCTAGCATCAGGGATGAGCCATTCAGATGTACCCGTTTCATGCTACCTGTGACCGGCTGCGGCAAAACCGCACAGCCGGCGGCTTTACACTGATCGAACTGCTGGTAACCCTGTCGATAGCCGCCATTTTGCTGACCATCGGCGTGCCTTCGTTCAGTTATGTGCTGGAAGATTCGCGCATGGACCGGGGCCAGTCGAGCCTGGTGGATGCGATTCAGTTTGCCCAGAGTGAAGCGGTCAAGCGTAACGCCGTTGTGACCGTGGCACCGGTATCCGGGGGCGACTGGGCCAATGGCCTGTCGGTAATGCTGAGTGCCGAGCAGCTGCGGCGGCTGGAGGGGCTGACCGGTGTCAGTCTGAGCTGCGTGGGTGCCTGCACGACACTGAGCTTTTCCGGGGCGGGCACCTCCACGGCCCAGACGTTCCGCCTGTGCAGCACCCGCGGCAGCAGCGGGCGCGAAATG
Proteins encoded:
- the corA gene encoding magnesium/cobalt transporter CorA; its protein translation is MLAAYQLEHHHLRKTPLSVKDSIPAGTIWIDALEPDEDEREWLSGYFVGGLPGQEKVDEIEASSRFFTDEDGLHINSLFPHKVGQELRSINVSLNLRLDRLISVRGEDLSLFRLLRQYLRQDRIHATGPMELLLHLFALKVDYLSDSIEDVYKILEPASEQVFETENLDELLRMITRQEDSNGKIRLSLLDTQRTLRFLQRYQINQLSKDNRRQLKEMLADIESLLPHTQFLFDKINFMLDATMSFTNLQQSKIIKIFSVAAVVFLPPTLIASSYGMNFNIMPELQQSWGYPMALGMMVASAFGTYYFFKRKGWL
- a CDS encoding YtoQ family protein, with amino-acid sequence MASGYTTLNIGTLHDADIIHPLKEVDAAAMAWAQEPEQVVEILRYVTQGK
- a CDS encoding YtoQ family protein — protein: MASGYTTLNIGTLHDADIIHPLKEVDAAAMAWAQQPEQVVEILRYVTQGK
- a CDS encoding GspH/FimT family pseudopilin, giving the protein MYPFHATCDRLRQNRTAGGFTLIELLVTLSIAAILLTIGVPSFSYVLEDSRMDRGQSSLVDAIQFAQSEAVKRNAVVTVAPVSGGDWANGLSVMLSAEQLRRLEGLTGVSLSCVGACTTLSFSGAGTSTAQTFRLCSTRGSSGREMTLYATGKVKSASWGGCGA
- a CDS encoding YtoQ family protein; amino-acid sequence: MIWTVYLSGEIHTDWRERIEDGCLALDLPVTFVGPVTQHEASDAAGDHLGAEDKPFWRDNKSSKVNAIRTKTLIESADVAVVRFGNQYKQWNAAFDAGYLAALGTPYITLHDADIIHPLKEVDAAAMAWAQQPEQVVEILRYVTQGK